Proteins from a genomic interval of Methanofollis formosanus:
- a CDS encoding ArsR/SmtB family transcription factor: MSEEIVVLEPGDERAKKIAKAMASQTANDILGALKDGPRSAAEIAERLSIPITTLKYHIENLADAGLIEIVKTRWSTKGREVKVYGLTERLLIVAPPVKDIKSILLKYASLFGFVVVASLAAALLLPVLAPAPEVAPAMPRVMMAPEPADYGGGMEAMDEAGVAPGPVPDARVVAFFLGGAGVIALLLLYEIYLYFSYYRKREERA, encoded by the coding sequence ATGTCTGAAGAGATCGTGGTGCTGGAGCCCGGAGACGAGCGGGCAAAGAAGATCGCAAAGGCCATGGCGAGTCAGACGGCCAACGACATCCTTGGTGCGCTCAAGGACGGCCCGAGGAGCGCCGCCGAGATCGCCGAGCGTCTCTCCATCCCCATCACCACCCTCAAATATCATATCGAGAACCTCGCGGATGCGGGGTTGATCGAGATCGTGAAGACGAGGTGGAGCACGAAAGGGCGCGAGGTGAAGGTCTACGGCCTCACCGAGCGGCTTTTGATCGTCGCGCCGCCGGTGAAGGACATCAAGTCGATCCTTCTCAAATATGCGTCTCTCTTCGGGTTTGTCGTCGTTGCGAGTCTGGCCGCTGCGCTCCTCCTGCCGGTCCTCGCACCGGCGCCGGAGGTGGCGCCGGCGATGCCGCGCGTGATGATGGCCCCCGAGCCCGCCGACTATGGCGGTGGGATGGAGGCGATGGACGAGGCCGGCGTAGCGCCAGGCCCGGTGCCAGATGCCCGGGTCGTCGCCTTCTTCCTTGGTGGGGCCGGCGTGATCGCGCTGCTCCTGCTCTACGAGATCTATCTGTACTTCTCGTATTACCGGAAAAGAGAAGAGCGGGCCTGA